In Campylobacter sp. MIT 99-7217, one genomic interval encodes:
- the atpA gene encoding F0F1 ATP synthase subunit alpha, whose protein sequence is MKIKADEISSIIKEKIENFNFDLEIEETGKIISIADGVAKVYGLKNVMAGEMVEFENGDKGMALNLEESSVGVVILGKAEGLKEGSSVKRLKNLLRVPVGNALIGRVVNALGEPIDSKGAIESDEYRFVEEKAKGIMARKSVHEPLQTGLKAIDALVPIGRGQRELIIGDRQTGKTTVAVDTIINQKGQGVVCIYVAIGQKQSTVAQVVKKLEEFGAMDYTIVVNAGASDPAALQYLAPYAGATMGEYFRDNAKHALIIYDDLSKHAVAYREMSLILRRPPGREAYPGDVFYLHSRLLERAAKLSDELGGGSLTALPIIETQAGDVSAYIPTNVISITDGQIFLETDLFNSGIRPAINVGLSVSRVGGAAQIKAIKQVSGTLRLDLAQYRELQAFAQFASDLDESSRKQLERGQRMVEVLKQPPYAPLPVENQIVLIFAGNKGFLDNIATSKIGEFENGLYSFINANYPDIFEQIRSKKALDKDLEDRLHKALTEYKASHI, encoded by the coding sequence ATGAAGATTAAAGCTGATGAAATAAGTTCTATCATCAAGGAAAAAATTGAAAATTTTAATTTTGATCTCGAGATAGAAGAAACGGGTAAAATCATTTCTATAGCTGATGGTGTTGCGAAAGTTTATGGACTCAAAAATGTTATGGCTGGTGAAATGGTTGAGTTTGAAAACGGCGATAAGGGTATGGCTTTAAACCTTGAGGAAAGTAGCGTAGGTGTTGTTATACTTGGTAAGGCTGAGGGTTTAAAAGAAGGAAGTTCTGTAAAAAGACTTAAAAATCTGCTTAGAGTTCCTGTTGGAAATGCTCTTATTGGTCGTGTGGTCAATGCTTTGGGAGAGCCTATTGATTCAAAGGGTGCTATTGAAAGTGATGAATATCGCTTTGTTGAAGAAAAAGCTAAGGGTATAATGGCTAGAAAAAGCGTTCATGAGCCTTTACAAACGGGACTTAAAGCTATTGATGCTCTTGTGCCTATTGGTCGTGGTCAAAGAGAACTTATCATCGGCGATAGACAAACAGGCAAAACTACGGTGGCTGTGGATACTATCATAAATCAAAAAGGACAAGGCGTTGTTTGTATTTATGTTGCCATTGGACAAAAACAAAGCACAGTTGCACAGGTTGTGAAAAAGCTTGAGGAATTTGGGGCTATGGATTATACCATAGTTGTAAATGCTGGTGCTTCTGATCCAGCAGCCTTGCAGTATCTTGCTCCTTATGCAGGTGCTACTATGGGCGAATATTTTAGAGATAATGCAAAGCATGCTTTGATCATTTATGATGATTTGAGCAAGCATGCTGTGGCTTACCGCGAAATGTCTTTGATTTTGCGTCGTCCTCCGGGTCGCGAAGCTTATCCGGGCGATGTTTTTTATCTTCATTCAAGACTCTTAGAAAGAGCTGCAAAGCTTAGTGACGAGTTAGGTGGAGGAAGTTTAACGGCTCTTCCTATCATAGAAACGCAAGCAGGCGATGTTTCTGCATATATTCCAACAAATGTTATTTCCATTACTGATGGACAAATTTTTCTTGAAACTGATCTTTTTAACTCGGGTATCCGTCCGGCTATTAATGTTGGTTTATCTGTTTCTCGTGTGGGTGGTGCTGCTCAGATTAAAGCTATTAAGCAAGTTTCTGGGACTTTAAGACTTGATTTGGCTCAGTATAGAGAACTTCAAGCTTTTGCCCAGTTTGCTAGTGATCTAGATGAATCAAGTAGAAAACAGCTTGAAAGAGGACAAAGAATGGTTGAGGTTTTAAAACAACCTCCGTATGCACCACTTCCGGTAGAAAATCAAATTGTTCTTATTTTTGCTGGAAATAAAGGATTTTTAGATAATATTGCTACAAGCAAAATTGGTGAATTTGAAAATGGTCTTTATTCTTTTATCAATGCAAATTATCCAGATATTTTTGAGCAAATTCGTAGCAAAAAAGCTTTGGATAAAGATTTAGAAGATAGATTGCATAAAGCTTTAACTGAGTATAAAGCAAGTCATATTTAA
- the atpG gene encoding ATP synthase F1 subunit gamma — MSNLKEIKRKIKSVNNTQKTTKAMKLVSTAKLNKAKEVARRSKVYARKIVEILSEISFQLNKFGGQEQKISFFTKKEDVRVVDIVFITADKGLCGGFNIKTIKEVNRLRQEYASQNIQVRLRAIGKTGIEFFNFQGIEILEKHYGLSSSPDYEKACELIHNIVDDYTKGLSDEVVLVHNGYKNMISQELATNYLIPVKPLQVDNEEEFKSALDLEPESDELLNDLIKTYFEYNMYFALIDSLAAEHSARMQAMDSATNNAKARVRELNLAYNKARQENITTELTEIISGVESMK, encoded by the coding sequence ATGTCTAATTTAAAAGAGATAAAAAGAAAAATAAAAAGTGTTAATAACACACAAAAAACGACAAAGGCAATGAAACTTGTTTCTACTGCTAAGCTCAATAAAGCAAAAGAAGTAGCAAGAAGATCAAAAGTTTATGCTCGTAAAATCGTTGAAATTCTTTCTGAAATTTCTTTTCAGCTCAATAAATTTGGTGGGCAAGAGCAAAAAATTTCTTTTTTTACTAAAAAAGAAGATGTTAGGGTTGTGGATATTGTATTCATTACCGCTGATAAGGGCTTGTGCGGAGGCTTTAATATTAAAACAATTAAAGAGGTTAATCGTCTAAGACAAGAGTATGCATCGCAAAATATACAAGTAAGACTTAGAGCTATTGGAAAAACGGGTATAGAATTTTTTAATTTTCAGGGCATTGAAATTCTAGAGAAGCATTATGGCTTAAGTTCTAGTCCTGATTATGAAAAAGCCTGCGAGCTTATTCATAATATAGTCGATGATTACACTAAGGGTTTGAGTGATGAGGTTGTTTTAGTTCATAATGGCTACAAGAACATGATTTCTCAGGAACTAGCAACAAATTATTTAATTCCTGTAAAACCTTTGCAGGTTGATAATGAAGAAGAGTTTAAATCAGCCTTAGATCTCGAACCAGAAAGTGATGAGCTTTTAAATGACTTGATTAAAACTTATTTTGAATACAATATGTATTTTGCTTTGATTGATTCTTTGGCGGCTGAACATAGTGCTAGAATGCAGGCTATGGATAGTGCGACAAATAATGCCAAAGCAAGAGTAAGAGAGCTTAATCTCGCTTACAATAAAGCAAGACAAGAAAATATTACCACTGAGCTTACAGAAATCATCAGTGGCGTAGAATCAATGAAATAA
- the atpC gene encoding ATP synthase F1 subunit epsilon, which produces MSDLTHLEIVTPVGMIFKGDVKLVVLPGSEGEFGVLKGHASLIASLKAGVIDIEKADSSHEFIAIDAGYAEVNELNISVLAKGAVAINGSDDSEISKNLAQAKELVKSMSSDSAALAATFAKIDNHRQ; this is translated from the coding sequence ATGAGTGATTTAACACATTTAGAAATTGTAACACCAGTTGGTATGATTTTTAAAGGCGATGTAAAACTTGTTGTCCTTCCGGGAAGCGAGGGGGAATTTGGTGTTCTTAAAGGACATGCCTCTTTAATCGCTTCTTTGAAAGCTGGGGTTATTGATATTGAAAAGGCAGATTCAAGCCACGAATTTATTGCTATAGATGCTGGTTATGCCGAAGTAAATGAGTTAAATATAAGCGTTTTAGCTAAGGGAGCAGTAGCTATCAATGGAAGCGATGATAGTGAAATTTCTAAAAATTTAGCTCAAGCCAAAGAACTCGTTAAATCCATGAGTTCAGATAGTGCAGCTCTAGCTGCAACTTTTGCGAAGATTGATAACCATAGGCAGTAG
- a CDS encoding tetratricopeptide repeat protein: MKKTLSFVALFGATFLYAETSAFDAGNINNSDYGLTQNEKILKDRLDNLNRQYSQVSSRLSTADEKIDGLQSLVEGLNAQYSKTNSRLNNAESIEQNLTKELNELKAYVRESRRIQEANNKQIKKALNEFSELLDAYLGKTDSNLSKPVLTQIPEFSESNQSKEKPKSTAKPKDESWKKMDPDDLLELAMKEFKSKDASVLDRAKDKFEYLISKNYKPAASNFYLGEIEYKQKRYANAIGYYKKSAMIYSKAKYMPELLYHTAISLDKVGNTKEANGFYRALKAEYPNTPQAKAAPNRK, from the coding sequence ATGAAAAAAACATTAAGCTTTGTGGCTCTTTTTGGAGCCACTTTTCTTTATGCAGAAACTTCAGCCTTTGATGCTGGAAATATCAACAATTCTGATTATGGTTTAACTCAAAACGAAAAAATTCTTAAAGATAGATTAGACAATCTCAACAGACAATATTCGCAAGTTAGTTCAAGGCTAAGTACAGCTGATGAAAAGATAGATGGACTTCAAAGCCTAGTTGAAGGACTTAATGCTCAGTATAGTAAAACAAATTCCAGACTCAATAACGCAGAGAGTATAGAACAAAATTTAACCAAAGAATTAAACGAATTAAAAGCCTATGTAAGAGAAAGTAGAAGAATTCAAGAGGCAAATAATAAACAGATTAAAAAAGCTTTAAACGAGTTTAGTGAGTTATTAGATGCGTATTTAGGAAAAACAGATTCAAATTTAAGCAAGCCTGTTTTAACTCAAATACCTGAATTTTCAGAATCAAACCAAAGTAAAGAAAAACCAAAAAGCACAGCAAAGCCTAAAGATGAATCTTGGAAAAAAATGGATCCTGATGATTTGCTAGAGCTTGCTATGAAAGAATTTAAAAGTAAAGATGCCTCTGTTTTAGATAGGGCAAAAGATAAATTTGAGTATTTGATCTCAAAAAATTATAAACCAGCAGCTTCAAATTTTTATCTTGGAGAGATAGAATATAAGCAAAAAAGATATGCAAATGCTATTGGGTATTATAAAAAAAGTGCGATGATTTATTCTAAAGCAAAATATATGCCCGAGCTTTTGTATCACACAGCTATAAGCCTTGATAAGGTGGGAAATACTAAGGAAGCAAATGGTTTTTACAGGGCTTTAAAAGCCGAGTATCCAAATACTCCGCAGGCAAAAGCCGCACCAAATCGTAAATAA
- a CDS encoding OmpA family protein, protein MKKLLLISVAVFAMIVSGCAPKSPRVDENATAKQGQGAGSGSADSFGGVNLADGIGKVYFDFDKYDIRSDMQAVVDQGANLLKNQANNAKITVEGNCDEWGTGEYNQALGLRRANSVKRALVTLGINSKNISVKSYGKTNPVCTDRTAECDAKNRRAEIKVGL, encoded by the coding sequence ATGAAGAAACTTCTTTTAATCTCAGTTGCAGTTTTTGCTATGATCGTGAGCGGTTGTGCTCCTAAAAGTCCTAGGGTAGATGAAAATGCTACTGCAAAGCAAGGACAAGGTGCTGGTAGTGGATCAGCTGATTCTTTTGGTGGCGTGAATTTAGCTGATGGTATTGGCAAAGTTTATTTTGATTTTGACAAATACGACATTAGAAGCGATATGCAAGCTGTTGTAGATCAGGGTGCAAATTTGCTTAAAAATCAAGCAAATAATGCGAAAATCACAGTTGAAGGAAACTGCGATGAGTGGGGAACAGGTGAGTATAATCAAGCTTTAGGTTTAAGAAGAGCTAATTCTGTAAAAAGAGCTTTAGTTACTTTAGGAATTAATTCAAAAAATATTTCAGTAAAAAGCTACGGAAAAACAAATCCTGTTTGTACAGACAGAACAGCAGAATGCGATGCAAAAAATCGTCGTGCAGAAATCAAAGTTGGTCTATAA
- a CDS encoding F0F1 ATP synthase subunit B, which produces MKKILASILLSPLVLFAASGGTDYDIVPRAVNFVIFVAILYYFLANPAKTFYKNRIKGIATRLDDIQRRVLDSKNKKLEIMKRLEDAKKESANAISSARKEAELIAEKILAENKNNIAILEKQFEEQKMYELRKMQKEVVSRILTQIFKDKGSILKQDDIVNIMLKKVS; this is translated from the coding sequence ATGAAAAAAATACTCGCTTCTATATTGTTATCCCCTTTAGTGCTTTTTGCAGCAAGTGGTGGAACAGATTATGATATAGTTCCAAGGGCTGTAAATTTTGTGATATTTGTGGCAATTTTATATTATTTCTTGGCTAATCCGGCTAAGACATTTTATAAAAATCGCATAAAGGGTATAGCAACAAGGTTAGATGATATACAAAGAAGGGTGCTTGATAGTAAAAATAAAAAGCTTGAGATCATGAAAAGGCTTGAAGACGCGAAAAAAGAGTCTGCAAATGCCATAAGTTCAGCAAGAAAAGAAGCAGAACTCATAGCGGAGAAAATTCTAGCTGAAAATAAAAACAATATTGCTATTTTAGAAAAGCAATTTGAAGAACAAAAGATGTATGAGTTAAGGAAAATGCAAAAAGAGGTTGTTTCGAGAATTCTTACTCAGATTTTTAAAGACAAGGGTTCGATACTCAAACAAGATGATATTGTAAATATTATGCTCAAAAAGGTTTCTTGA
- a CDS encoding F0F1 ATP synthase subunit delta, producing the protein MNDLIAKRYAKAILQRKDSDLFYENLRIVAEAFSLPKFKSFISSYEIKKEEKIKLILSFFEKIDVKFENLIKILAYNLRLDLIPQITEELAKQKALKEGTFVGFVYAKTSIKAHKINELAQKQASEDKLAKLEEGLGQRFGVKIRLEERQSDNDGVKISLDDLGYEISFSLQSLEDKMSEYILKAI; encoded by the coding sequence ATGAATGATTTGATTGCTAAAAGATATGCAAAAGCAATTTTGCAAAGAAAAGATAGTGATTTGTTTTATGAGAACTTACGAATCGTAGCTGAGGCTTTCTCATTGCCTAAATTTAAATCTTTTATTAGTTCTTATGAGATTAAAAAAGAAGAAAAAATTAAGCTTATTTTATCTTTTTTTGAAAAGATTGATGTGAAATTTGAAAATTTAATTAAAATCTTAGCTTATAATCTAAGGCTTGATTTAATCCCACAAATCACTGAGGAGCTAGCCAAGCAAAAAGCCTTAAAAGAAGGTACTTTTGTGGGTTTTGTTTATGCTAAAACCAGTATCAAGGCACATAAGATAAATGAATTAGCCCAGAAGCAAGCGAGCGAAGACAAGTTAGCTAAGCTTGAAGAGGGATTGGGTCAAAGATTTGGCGTGAAGATTAGGCTTGAGGAAAGACAAAGTGATAATGATGGCGTGAAGATTAGCCTTGATGATCTAGGCTATGAAATTTCTTTTTCTTTGCAAAGTCTTGAAGATAAGATGTCTGAATATATATTAAAAGCAATTTAA
- a CDS encoding FoF1 ATP synthase subunit B' translates to MFNDVHPSIMLVTLVIFLAMIIILNSMLYKPLLKFMDERKKSIDNDEKKVRENFDEVSSFNVELEKIHQSTREEIALIKQAAVLDAKTKAGEDLEQKKQELEQQMNIFYAQLEKDKQNFEQELSTHLAQWQEVFKNKLKTI, encoded by the coding sequence ATGTTTAATGATGTCCATCCTTCCATAATGCTGGTAACCTTAGTGATATTTCTTGCTATGATTATCATATTAAATTCCATGCTTTATAAACCTCTGTTAAAATTTATGGACGAGAGAAAAAAGTCTATAGATAATGACGAAAAAAAAGTAAGAGAAAACTTCGATGAGGTTTCTTCTTTTAATGTAGAGCTTGAAAAAATTCATCAAAGTACACGCGAAGAGATAGCTCTTATAAAACAGGCTGCTGTTTTGGATGCAAAAACAAAGGCAGGAGAAGATTTGGAACAAAAAAAACAAGAATTAGAACAGCAAATGAATATTTTTTACGCCCAGCTAGAAAAAGATAAACAAAATTTCGAGCAAGAACTAAGCACTCATTTAGCCCAGTGGCAAGAAGTGTTTAAAAATAAACTCAAAACCATATAA
- the atpD gene encoding F0F1 ATP synthase subunit beta: MQGFISQILGPVVDVDFSGGYLPKINEAIHVNFEVEGKKNKLVLEVAAHLGDDRVRTIAMDMTDGLTRGLSVEATGSSISVPVGEKVLGRIFNVTGDLIDEGEELSFDKKWSIHRDPPSFEEQSTKSEIFETGIKVVDLLAPYQKGGKVGLFGGAGVGKTVIIMELIHNVAFKHSGYSVFAGVGERTREGNDLYNEMKESNVLDKVALCYGQMNEPPGARNRIALTGLTMAEYFRDEMGLDVLMFIDNIFRFSQSGSEMSALLGRIPSAVGYQPTLASEMGRFQERITSTKKGSITSVQAVYVPADDLTDPAPATVFAHLDATTVLNRAIAEKGIYPAVDPLDSTSRMLDPQIIGEEHYKVARGVQSVLQKYKDLQDIIAILGMDELSEEDKLVVERARKIEKFLSQPFFVAEVFTGSPGKYISLEDTIAGFKGILEGKYDHLPENAFYMVGNIEEAIAKAEKLKG, from the coding sequence ATGCAAGGATTTATTTCGCAAATTTTGGGACCTGTTGTAGATGTTGACTTTAGCGGAGGATATCTTCCAAAGATCAATGAGGCTATTCATGTAAATTTTGAGGTAGAAGGCAAGAAAAACAAGCTTGTTCTAGAAGTTGCTGCACATTTGGGAGATGATAGGGTTAGGACCATTGCTATGGATATGACCGATGGCTTAACTAGAGGTTTATCTGTTGAGGCGACTGGTTCTTCTATCAGCGTTCCAGTAGGCGAAAAGGTTTTAGGTAGAATTTTTAATGTAACAGGCGATCTTATCGATGAGGGTGAAGAGCTAAGCTTTGATAAGAAGTGGTCTATTCATAGAGATCCACCGAGTTTTGAAGAACAAAGCACTAAGAGCGAGATTTTTGAAACGGGTATAAAGGTTGTGGATTTGCTAGCTCCTTATCAAAAAGGTGGAAAGGTAGGACTTTTTGGTGGTGCAGGTGTTGGAAAGACCGTTATTATCATGGAGCTTATTCACAATGTTGCTTTTAAGCATAGTGGATATTCGGTATTTGCAGGGGTTGGTGAAAGAACTCGTGAGGGAAACGATCTTTATAATGAAATGAAAGAAAGTAATGTTTTAGATAAAGTTGCTCTATGCTACGGGCAGATGAATGAACCACCAGGAGCTAGAAACCGCATTGCTTTAACAGGACTTACTATGGCTGAGTATTTTAGAGATGAAATGGGACTTGATGTGTTGATGTTCATTGATAATATCTTTAGATTTTCTCAATCAGGCTCTGAAATGTCAGCCCTTCTTGGAAGAATCCCATCAGCTGTTGGTTATCAGCCAACCTTAGCTAGCGAAATGGGTCGTTTTCAAGAAAGAATTACCTCGACTAAAAAAGGCTCTATTACTTCAGTTCAAGCTGTATATGTGCCAGCAGACGATTTGACAGACCCAGCTCCAGCGACTGTTTTTGCTCACCTTGACGCTACTACGGTTTTAAATAGAGCCATAGCTGAAAAAGGAATTTATCCAGCCGTTGATCCACTTGATAGTACTTCAAGAATGCTTGATCCACAAATCATAGGCGAAGAGCATTATAAGGTAGCTCGCGGGGTTCAATCTGTGCTTCAAAAATATAAAGACCTACAAGATATCATTGCTATTTTGGGTATGGACGAACTTAGTGAGGAAGATAAGCTTGTGGTTGAAAGAGCAAGAAAGATAGAAAAATTCCTATCTCAACCTTTCTTTGTTGCAGAGGTCTTTACAGGAAGCCCTGGTAAATATATTAGCTTAGAAGATACCATAGCAGGATTTAAGGGAATTTTGGAGGGTAAATACGATCATTTACCAGAAAATGCCTTTTATATGGTAGGAAATATAGAAGAAGCCATTGCAAAAGCTGAAAAACTTAAGGGTTAA
- a CDS encoding MotA/TolQ/ExbB proton channel family protein yields MVDFSIIINFFKDSSLITYVVLIWLSFYFILSFAILFARLTFLAVWTAKEKESLEYFLRGEVDPSRTESILKNSTSNDQNNLQIYKNLAEKRASVGLTWLSIIASTSPFIGLFGTVVSILETFGGLGSQNSLSFIAPKISEALVATGCGILVAIPAYSFHLVIKRKAFELISVIDSEIKVLVR; encoded by the coding sequence ATGGTAGATTTTTCTATTATTATAAATTTTTTCAAAGATTCAAGTTTAATTACCTATGTGGTTTTGATTTGGCTCTCTTTTTATTTTATACTTAGTTTTGCGATTTTATTTGCAAGGCTTACCTTTTTGGCTGTTTGGACGGCTAAGGAAAAGGAAAGTTTGGAGTATTTTTTAAGAGGCGAGGTTGATCCTTCAAGAACGGAATCTATCTTAAAAAATTCCACTTCAAACGATCAAAATAATTTACAAATTTATAAGAATTTGGCTGAAAAAAGAGCAAGTGTGGGGCTTACTTGGCTAAGTATCATCGCTTCAACTTCTCCTTTTATAGGTCTTTTTGGAACTGTTGTTTCTATACTTGAAACCTTTGGAGGACTTGGAAGTCAAAATTCTTTAAGCTTTATAGCTCCTAAGATCAGTGAGGCTTTGGTTGCTACTGGTTGTGGGATCTTAGTTGCCATTCCTGCATATAGCTTTCATCTTGTTATCAAAAGAAAAGCCTTTGAGCTTATAAGTGTTATTGATAGTGAGATTAAGGTTTTGGTTAGATGA
- a CDS encoding TonB C-terminal domain-containing protein — MKDYGLGSLNAFLLSLLVYMGLVFFIFFKIASDYKSIVNYTDIKDSFIDVDLGSFTPKTPTQNNQEKENPAKEQEKQGQETTNKAVETKQEKQSASNINSLFGNLKDFQEEQSTAVQSSAKSTPKASSQKSASELFKQLNDNLIPENTPQGESSQKQKTGIYDQFLGSVKRKLEENWGLYQRSGNFAVELKFFIDSNGKFGYTSVSKSYNEEFDNKVLEFLKNLEGKFIVYPPDGRYEGQARLSDEILMEVRE, encoded by the coding sequence ATGAAAGACTATGGTTTAGGTTCTTTAAATGCTTTTTTACTTTCCTTGCTCGTTTATATGGGTTTGGTTTTTTTTATATTTTTTAAAATTGCTTCAGATTATAAAAGTATAGTTAATTACACAGATATAAAGGATAGCTTTATTGATGTGGATTTGGGTAGTTTTACTCCCAAGACTCCAACCCAAAATAACCAAGAAAAAGAAAATCCAGCCAAAGAACAAGAAAAGCAAGGACAAGAAACAACTAATAAGGCTGTTGAGACAAAGCAAGAAAAGCAAAGTGCTAGTAATATCAATTCTTTATTTGGAAATTTAAAAGATTTTCAAGAAGAACAAAGTACAGCCGTGCAATCTTCCGCAAAATCAACACCTAAAGCAAGTTCTCAAAAAAGTGCTAGCGAACTTTTTAAACAACTCAATGACAATCTTATCCCAGAAAACACCCCTCAAGGAGAAAGCTCTCAAAAGCAAAAAACAGGAATTTACGATCAATTTCTTGGCTCGGTGAAAAGAAAACTCGAGGAAAACTGGGGACTTTATCAAAGAAGTGGAAATTTTGCCGTAGAGCTTAAATTCTTTATAGATAGTAACGGAAAATTTGGATATACTTCGGTTTCTAAAAGTTACAATGAAGAATTTGATAATAAAGTTCTAGAATTTTTAAAAAATTTAGAGGGTAAATTTATAGTTTATCCTCCTGATGGTCGTTATGAGGGACAAGCAAGATTAAGTGATGAAATTTTAATGGAGGTAAGAGAATGA
- a CDS encoding ExbD/TolR family protein — MSFLDEKPELNITPLVDIMLVLLAILMVTAPSITYEEKINLPQGSQKSSSNANIKSLIISINAQKEIFIDKNKFNFVSFADNLSLMKSKFKLDEPVFIRADKNLKYDDVMFVLRSVKNLGFSKVALQTE; from the coding sequence ATGAGTTTTTTGGACGAAAAACCTGAGCTAAATATCACTCCACTTGTAGATATCATGCTTGTCTTGCTCGCCATTTTGATGGTAACAGCCCCAAGTATCACTTACGAGGAGAAAATAAATCTTCCTCAAGGTTCGCAAAAGAGTTCTTCTAATGCAAATATTAAAAGTCTTATCATTAGCATTAATGCACAAAAAGAAATTTTTATTGATAAGAATAAATTTAATTTTGTTAGTTTTGCGGACAATCTTTCTTTAATGAAGTCTAAATTTAAGCTTGATGAGCCCGTTTTTATAAGAGCTGATAAGAATTTAAAGTATGATGATGTGATGTTTGTTTTAAGGAGTGTAAAAAATTTAGGTTTTAGTAAGGTTGCATTACAAACGGAGTAA
- the tolB gene encoding Tol-Pal system protein TolB, which translates to MKKIFAVFLCFVASVFANSDDTLLIVNKGVNLPKVVVKDKSNLKDAVLQKNFYNILLNDLKVSSNFEVLTSGDEKGNYVFEYILKQDSKGLNLNVIIKADAQIKSDKNYILPQIDQYPFLAHKGVKDSVSALGLPPVEWMDHKILIARNNNPKKTQIILADYTLTYQKVIIAGGLNLFPKWANKEQSEFFYTAYDQNIPTLYKFDLNTNKATRLLSSSGMLIASDVSEDGTKILATMAPQDQPDVYLYDLKAKRLEKITNYSGIDVNGNFIDNDTRVVFVSDRLGYPNIFVQKIGNSSAEQLVFHGRNNNHVSTYQNYIVYSSREPNQYGVFNIYLMSSKSDYIRQLTASGKNLFPRFSNDGGSIVFIKYLGEQTALGIIRVNANKSFYFPLKVGKIQSIDW; encoded by the coding sequence ATGAAAAAAATTTTCGCAGTATTTTTATGTTTTGTAGCGTCTGTATTTGCAAATTCTGATGATACGCTTTTGATTGTTAATAAAGGAGTAAATTTACCAAAGGTAGTCGTCAAAGATAAGTCAAATTTAAAAGATGCAGTTTTGCAAAAAAATTTTTATAATATTTTACTAAATGACTTAAAAGTAAGTTCAAATTTTGAAGTTTTAACAAGTGGAGATGAGAAAGGTAATTATGTTTTTGAATATATATTAAAGCAAGATTCTAAGGGCTTAAATTTAAATGTCATCATAAAAGCTGATGCACAGATAAAATCAGATAAAAACTATATTTTGCCTCAAATTGATCAGTATCCATTTTTAGCACATAAGGGCGTGAAAGATTCTGTGAGTGCCCTTGGACTTCCTCCGGTTGAATGGATGGATCATAAAATTTTGATCGCAAGAAATAATAATCCTAAAAAAACACAAATCATTCTTGCTGATTATACTTTAACTTATCAAAAAGTAATCATAGCAGGGGGATTAAATTTATTTCCAAAATGGGCAAACAAAGAACAAAGCGAGTTTTTCTATACCGCTTATGATCAAAATATCCCAACCTTATATAAATTTGATTTGAATACAAACAAAGCCACAAGATTATTATCAAGCTCTGGCATGCTCATTGCTTCTGATGTTTCAGAAGATGGAACTAAGATTTTAGCCACAATGGCGCCTCAAGATCAGCCCGATGTTTATCTTTATGATTTAAAAGCTAAGAGATTAGAAAAGATCACTAATTATTCTGGTATTGATGTTAATGGCAATTTTATTGATAATGATACAAGAGTTGTTTTTGTAAGCGATCGTTTGGGCTATCCAAATATTTTTGTGCAAAAGATAGGCAACTCAAGTGCAGAACAGCTTGTTTTTCATGGACGAAATAATAACCATGTTTCTACTTATCAAAACTATATTGTATACTCAAGTCGTGAGCCAAATCAATACGGCGTGTTTAATATTTATTTAATGAGTAGCAAAAGTGATTATATAAGACAGCTTACGGCTAGTGGAAAAAATTTATTTCCAAGGTTTTCAAATGATGGCGGAAGTATAGTTTTCATTAAGTATTTGGGTGAACAAACGGCACTAGGTATTATCAGAGTAAATGCAAATAAAAGTTTTTACTTTCCGTTAAAAGTTGGTAAAATTCAGTCAATTGATTGGTAG